Proteins encoded together in one Quercus lobata isolate SW786 chromosome 3, ValleyOak3.0 Primary Assembly, whole genome shotgun sequence window:
- the LOC115980703 gene encoding putative disease resistance protein RGA3, which translates to MGDVLDEWNTAKIKADIEKKEEAETSTAKRRKVLSLPSLNSSVSTVFQRRDIALKIKEVMLKLDEIDREGDMYQFVLTSGNEEVVRPPTNSHVDVSNILGRDKVKGDLVSILLGRGSEEERSPHVISLVGMGGVGKTTLAQLAYNDSELNSAHFEKKGWVCVSDPFNKFMVAKAIIQAFEGDDSNITQWPSLMDKMCELIRGRKLFLVFDDVWTEDSTLWEPFKLALQNAAQGSRILVTTRKNRVADIMGSAARINLEQLSDDDCWMIFSTIAFSDRDSMQCKELEDIGRKISNKCKGLPLAARTLGSLMCFKSRKEQWEMVFYSRLWELQDVERGLFGPLLMSYYDLPSPLRRCFSYCAVFPKDYFFSKEDLISMWMAQGYIKSNANKERIVTRDYFEILLVRSLLQVLGDNGYADNFMKFKMHDIVHDLAQFMAKNECMTINGYEESGSILQNARHLYLEIPNHAQIPKSIYSAKTLRTLIFVGYSDRKLSGLFQHFRRLRTLTLSSRYGKLKEIPDAIENLIHLRYLKIRNYHGDRLPENICNLCNLQILKIKVGSEDGFIKLPQGMSKLINLKHLN; encoded by the coding sequence ATGGGCGACGTGTTGGATGAGTGGAACACTGCCAAGATCAAAGCAGAtattgagaaaaaagaagaagctgaaACTAGTACTGCGAAGAGGAGGAAGGTATTGTCCCTACCCAGCTTGAATTCCTCAGTTTCTACTGTTTTTCAGCGTCGTGATATTGCTCTTAAGATAAAAGAAGTTATGCTAAAGTTAGATGAGATTGACAGAGAGGGGGATATGTACCAGTTTGTACTGACTAGTGGCAACGAAGAAGTTGTGAGACCACCAACTAATTCCCATGTAGATGTGTCAAACATTCTAGGTCGTGATAAGGTTAAGGGTGATCTAGTGAGCATCCTATTGGGCAGgggtagtgaagaagaaagaagtccTCATGTCATCTCTTTAGTGGGCATGGGTGGTGTTGGAAAAACTACTCTTGCCCAACTAGCATATAATGATAGTGAGTTGAATTCAGCCCATTTTGAGAAAAAAGggtgggtttgtgtttctgaTCCTTTCAATAAGTTTATGGTTGCCAAAGCAATCATTCAAGCTTTTGAAGGTGATGACTCCAACATTACTCAATGGCCGAGTCTAATGGATAAAATGTGTGAATTGATTCGGGGAAGGAAGCTTTTTCTTGTCTTTGATGATGTATGGACTGAAGACTCCACGTTGTGGGAGCCATTCAAACTTGCACTCCAAAATGCTGCCCAAGGAAGTAGAATTCTAGTCACTACACGCAAAAATAGAGTTGCAGACATTATGGGAAGTGCAGCAAGGATCAATTTGGAGCAATTGTCTGATGATGACTGCTGGATGATTTTTAGTACAATAGCCTTTTCTGACAGGGATTCTATGCAATGTAAGGAATTAGAAGACATAGGTAGGAAAATATCAAACAAGTGCAAAGGCTTGCCCCTTGCTGCAAGAACTCTAGGGAGTCTCATGTGCTTCAAGAGTCGGAAGGAACAATGGGAGATGGTTTTTTATAGCAGATTGTGGGAATTACAAGACGTTGAAAGAGGTCTTTTTGGGCCATTGTTAATGAGTTATTATGATTTGCCCTCACCACTGAGACGATGTTTCTCATATTGTGCTGTCTTTCCAAAagattatttcttttctaaggAGGATTTGATATCTATGTGGATGGCACAAGGTTATATTAAGTCGAATGCAAACAAGGAGAGAATCGTGACAAGAgattactttgaaattttacTCGTTCGCTCTCTCCTCCAAGTTTTGGGGGATAATGGATATGCTGACAATTTTATGAAGTTCAAAATGCATGATATAGTGCATGACTTGGCACAGTTCATGGCAAAAAATGAATGCATGACAATCAATGGTTACGAAGAGTCGGGGTCAATTCTTCAAAATGCTCGGCATTTGTATTTAGAAATTCCAAATCATGCTCAAATTCCCAAGTCCATCTATAGCGCAAAAACTCTACGCACCCTCATCTTTGTAGGTTATAGTGATCGTAAATTGTCCGGGTTGTTCCAGCATTTTAGACGTTTACGGACATTAACTTTGAGTAGTCGATATGGTAAGTTAAAGGAAATTCCGGATGCAATAGAAAATTTGATACATTTAAGGTATCTCAAAATACGTAATTACCATGGAGACAGATTACCTGAAAACATCTGTAATCTATGCAATCTACAAATTTTGAAGATTAAAGTTGGTAGTGAAGATGGGTTCATAAAATTACCGCAGGGGATGAGTAAACTGATTAACTTAAAACATCTTAACTGA
- the LOC115980704 gene encoding uncharacterized protein LOC115980704, whose amino-acid sequence MSCFKLPKGLVRELEGMIRKFWWGYKGEHQKTHWVKWEQLCEVKEVGGMGFKEIEKFNDALFAKQVWRMINNSESLCHQVFKARFFLDCSILDAKESKSGSYTWKRIIGARDVICKGMVWRIRIDSLHAVWYCEAISGVWSTLDWFHQTAPPHPTSVTELLSSFLCNKEEFRAEIFVIMVWLLWNRCNAVQFGHPPLPVASICSSAGDSAVIINALLHGAGELASFGNILDDICLHSSVFQFVDFVHVIRNCNLVADALVKKAKSNVGAQFKIGAAVRKKSRVNDEIRDF is encoded by the exons ATGAGTTGCTTTAAACTCCCTAAGGGGCTTGTTAGAGAACTGGAGGGTATGATTcgcaaattttggtggggttatAAAGGAGAGCATCAGAAAACTCATTGGGTAAAATGGGAGCAATTATGTGAAGTAAAAGAAGTTGGTGGCATGgggttcaaagaaattgaaaaatttaatGATGCTTTATTCGCTAAACAAGTGTGGAGAATGATTAATAATTCTGAATCTCTTTGTCATCAAGTGTTTAAGGCTCGGTTTTTCCTGGATTGCTCCATATTAGATGCCAAAGAGTCCAAGTCAGGGTCCTACACATGGAAGAGAATTATTGGGGCAAGAGATGTGATATGCAAAGGGATGGTTTGGCGCATTAGGATAG ACTCTCTTCATGCGGTTTGGTATTGTGAAGCCATTTCAGGTGTCTGGTCTACGTTGGATTGGTTTCACCAAACTGCACCACCACATCCCACTTCCGTCACTGAGCTACTTTCCAGTTTTCTGTGCAACAAAGAGGAGTTTAGAGCAGAGATTTTCGTGATCATGGTGTGGTTACTATGGAATAGGTGTAATGCAGTCCAGTTCGGTCACCCGCCTCTTCCAGTGGCCAGTATTTGCAGTTCTGCAG GAGATTCTGCAGTCATCATCAATGCTCTTCTTCACGGTGCGGGTGAACTGGCTAGTTTTGGAAACATCTTGGATGATATTTGTTtacattcctctgtttttcaATTTGTGGATTTTGTTCATGTTATTCGTAATTGTAATTTAGTGGCTGATGCTCTTGTTAAGAAAGCTAAGTCAAACGTTGGGGCTCAG TTCAAGATTGGAGCTGCTGTGAGGAAGAAGTCTAGAGTCAATGATGAGATTAGGGATTTTTGA